The window GTCTTTACCATCCTCTAGCAGACAAAACCGAGCGAGCTTCATCATTGAGCATCATTCTCTGTTTCCCATTCCTGTACTCTCCTCTGCTTTCAGTTTCTATAAATAGACATGGAGAGGTGGGATCACAAATCACAACGAGAAGCTCGACACATTAGTAAGCACCGTAGAGAAAACCCTTCTTTCTCTTCGTCTCTGCTTGACTCTATTTACCGCTCCATCGACGAAGGTGAAGAGAATATTGGAACTCGGAGAGAAGGAGAGCTCATATTTTATAAGGAAACCATGACGAGGAAGAAACAGAACAGTACTACTATTGTTTCTTCTCACGGCGTCAAAGCAGAGGAGGAGATCATGAGTCTCCGGCGAGCCTGCTTGATAGAGAAGTGGATAGAGAAGAAAGCTGCGGCGGCTGACAAAGTCGTGGTTCGAAGAAATTCCATGGCGGATTTCGACAGAAGGTTCTTGAATTCGAGCTCCAGCTCTTCGGATTCGAGTTGTGGAGGTGGGTTTTCTTCATCGGAGTCAGACTCCATGTACGGGTCGAGATCGAGGTCGTCGTCTTCATGCTACAGCATGCCGAGGCCCAAACCCATCCGGACCAGTGTCTCATCAACTCGACCGGAAAACCATCATCAGAAGCCGAAGCAGGAAAACGGATTCGTGAAGACGAAATCCAAGGCGTTGAAGATTTACGGCGACTTGAAGAAGGTGAAGCAGCCAATCTCACCGGGAGGAAAGCTCGCCAGTTTTCTCAATTCCATTTTCAACGGCGGGAATGGAAAGAAGCACAAGATTAACATCGACGACTTGGGCTCCAAATCGACAAACGGGTCCAACTGTTCTTCGGCTTCTTCGTTCTCGAGGTCCTGTTTACGCAAAACCTCTGTTTCAAGAGGCGAGCTCAGCAATGGCGGCGGCGACAGTGCGAAAAGGTCGGTGAGGTTTTATCCGGTGAGCGTGATCGTCGACGAGGATTGCCGGCCGTGCGGGCACAAAACTCTTGAAGAGATAAAGAGGAGTTTTGTAATGGATGAAGATGATCATCGTCGCCAAGTTGAGCAAGTAGCTAGAAGCTATTTGATGAAGAATTACCAGAAGAAGACTCACGATGTGGAAATGGAGGAGGATGAGGATGATGATGATGATGCAGCGAGCTATGCGAGCTCTGATCTGTTCGAGTTGGACACTGTTGGAGTTGAAGAAAGGTACCGTGAAGAATTACCGGTGTATGAAACTACGTATTTCGACAGAAATCGAGCCATTGCTAATGGTTTGATTTTGTAATTTTCAGAAGGAAAATAACAAAAAAAAGAGGGAAGGTGGTGAAAATTTTATTAGCTTTTGAAGTAAATGTGGTTTGGGGTTTACATCAGAAAATTAATAATATTAGTTTCTATTTCTTGCAGTGCTAATTATTCGAGCTATAGTCTTGATCTTTAGCTTCCAAGCTAGCCTTTTGGTTGATTCGATTTGTTCATTTCCTTGAGTAACTAAGATGATCATGAATTTAGCAGCTAAGAGTTTACTTCAGATTTGAATAATCAGTCTTGATAGATAACAATATAATACACGTAACAAGTGGTTAATACGTGATACTCCGTTAGAATTTA of the Fragaria vesca subsp. vesca linkage group LG6, FraVesHawaii_1.0, whole genome shotgun sequence genome contains:
- the LOC101294280 gene encoding uncharacterized protein LOC101294280, yielding MERWDHKSQREARHISKHRRENPSFSSSLLDSIYRSIDEGEENIGTRREGELIFYKETMTRKKQNSTTIVSSHGVKAEEEIMSLRRACLIEKWIEKKAAAADKVVVRRNSMADFDRRFLNSSSSSSDSSCGGGFSSSESDSMYGSRSRSSSSCYSMPRPKPIRTSVSSTRPENHHQKPKQENGFVKTKSKALKIYGDLKKVKQPISPGGKLASFLNSIFNGGNGKKHKINIDDLGSKSTNGSNCSSASSFSRSCLRKTSVSRGELSNGGGDSAKRSVRFYPVSVIVDEDCRPCGHKTLEEIKRSFVMDEDDHRRQVEQVARSYLMKNYQKKTHDVEMEEDEDDDDDAASYASSDLFELDTVGVEERYREELPVYETTYFDRNRAIANGLIL